In Oncorhynchus masou masou isolate Uvic2021 chromosome 10, UVic_Omas_1.1, whole genome shotgun sequence, a single genomic region encodes these proteins:
- the LOC135547149 gene encoding protein FEV, whose protein sequence is MRQNCGGNLMFNMYLSDPTENLLKESKGASWSPINTGVQKGSGQIQLWQFLLELLSDSANMSCIAWEGTNGEFKLIEPDEVARRWGERKSKPNMNYDKLSRALRYYYDKNIMTKVHGKRYAYKFDFHGLAQVCQPSSTEQALYKFQSNFAPIPFSGISKLNLVGPGVGSSGFSYWPGSPPTLYHSHNLQPPGPFGSVSASHISCVNNINNLNNINNHYN, encoded by the exons ATGAGACAGAACTGCGGAGGAAACCTTATGTTTAACATGTATCTCTCAG ATCCAACAGAAAATCTGTTGAAAGAAAGCAAAGGTGCATCCTGGAGTCCCATAAACACAGGAGTGCAAAAAG GCAGTGGACAGATTCAGCTATGGCAGTTTCTCCTCGAACTCCTGTCAGACAGCGCCAACATGTCCTGCATCGCCTGGGAAGGGACGAATGGAGAATTCAAGCTAATTGAACCAGATGAGGTGGCACGGCGATGGGGCGAGCGCAAAAGCAAGCCCAACATGAACTACGACAAACTCAGCCGCGCATTGCGGTACTACTATGACAAAAACATAATGACAAAGGTCCATGGGAAGCGATATGCTTACAAGTTCGACTTTCACGGGTTGGCTCAGGTTTGTCAACCCTCATCAACAGAGCAAGCTCTTTATAAATTCCAGAGTAATTTTGCCCCCATTCCCTTTTCAGGGATTTCAAAGCTAAACCTGGTTGGTCCAGGCGTCGGTTCGTCTGGATTCTCTTATTGGCCGGGGTCGCCACCGACTCTCTACCACAGTCACAACCTCCAACCCCCGGGACCGTTTGGTTCTGTGTCTGCCTCGCACATCAGCTGcgtcaacaacatcaacaacctGAATAATATCAATAACCACTACAATTGA
- the LOC135546920 gene encoding beta-crystallin A2-like produces the protein MNTQQMEQMGQFKITVWEEENFQGKRCEFLLECQNIMERGFQKIRSIKVENGPWVGFEYPEFQGQQFILEKGDYPRYEAWSGNSSYRTEHMLSFRPIKCANHSDSKVTLYECEDFQGRKFEMCDDYPSLQAMGWCSKEVPSIKVNSGAWVAYQFPGYRGYQYILERDRHQGEYRHYNEYSTQAHTNQVQSIRRIQH, from the exons ATGAACACTCAGCAGATGGAGCAGATGGGCCAGTTCAAGATCACTGTCTGGGAGGAGGAGAACTTCCAGGGAAAGCGTTGCGAGTTCCTGCTGGAGTGTCAGAACATCATGGAGAGGGGATTCCAAAAGATCCGCTCCATCAAGGTCGAGAACGGACC CTGGGTGGGTTTTGAGTACCCTGAGTTCCAGGGCCAGCAGTTCATCCTTGAGAAGGGAGACTACCCCCGTTACGAGGCTTGGAGCGGAAACAGCAGTTACAGGACCGAGCACATGCTTTCCTTCAGACCTATTAAGTGTGCT AACCACAGTGACAGCAAGGTGACTCTGTACGAGTGTGAAGACTTCCAGGGGCGCAAGTTCGAGATGTGCGATGACTACCCCTCTCTACAGGCTATGGGCTGGTGCAGCAAGGAGGTGCCCTCAATTAAAGTCAACTCCGGAGC CTGGGTGGCCTATCAGTTCCCCGGTTACCGTGGCTACCAGTAcatcctggagagagacagacaccagggAGAGTACAGACACTACAATGAGTACAGCACCCAGGCTCACACCAACCAGGTCCAGTCTATCCGCAGAATCCAGCACTAA
- the umps gene encoding uridine 5'-monophosphate synthase, with the protein MENVCLESLILKLHDVQAVKFGTFTLKSGITSPIYFDLRVIVSYPTLMNQVSSLLYQRAKDKDLKYSSVCGVPYTALPLATIICSNHELPMLIRRKEAKDYGTKKIIEGTIHPGDTCLIIEDVVTSGSSVMETALVLQAEGLRVTDAIVLMDREQGGGAMLAKRGITLHSVISISKLLNTLFQAERIDSLTAQSVCRFIQENNTYKPSGEEEKNGSPAAKKPCKPAELSYGDRAQLQKTHPLAAQLLRLMEEKKTNLCVSADMTGCEELLQLADSLGPQMCVLKTHVDILQDFSPAFTQSLKDLGLKHNFLIFEDRKFADIGNTVKHQYEGGLYQISSWSHIVNAHAVPGPGVVKGLSAVGRPLDRGCVLIGQMSSQGSLATGDYTQAVVKMAEEHSEFVFGFISGAKISNKPEFVHMTPGVQMQSGGDGLGQQYSSPDDVICKRGSDIIIVGRGILGASDRVKAAAEYREAGWNAYTKRLNTSIQGDAKD; encoded by the exons ATGGAAAACGTCTGTCTTGAAAGTTTAATCTTAAAGTTGCATGATGTTCAGGCAGTGAAATTCGGAACGTTCACGCTGAAGAGTGGAATAACCTCGCCGATTTATTTTGATCTCAGAGTTATTGTTTCTTACCCAACTCTCATGAACCAG GTGTCAAGTCTTCTTTATCAACGCGCCAAAGATAAGGACTTAAAATacagctctgtgtgtggagtCCCATACACTGCTCTGCCCTTGGCTACAATCATCTGCTCCAATCACGAGCTGCCCATGCTCATCCGAAGAAAAGAAGCCAAAGACTATG GAACTAAGAAGATTATAGAGGGGACTATTCACCCTGGAGACACGTGTCTGATCATCGAGGATGTAGTGACCAGCGGCAGCAGCGTCATGGAGACGGCTCTGGTGCTCCAGGCGGAGGGTTTAAGGGTGACTGATGCCATCGTGTTGATGGATAGGGAGCAGGGCGGCGGGGCAATGCTGGCCAAGAGGGGCATCACGCTCCACTCCGTCATCTCCATCTCCAAACTCCTCAACACCCTGTTTCAGGCAGAGCGCATCGACTCGCTCACGGCCCAGAGCGTGTGCAGGTTCATCCAAGAGAACAACACCTACAAGCCCTCTGGTGAGGAGGAGAAGAACGGCTCGCCTGCAGCCAAAAAGCCCTGCAAGCCGGCGGAGCTGAGCTATGGAGACAGGGCCCAGCTCCAGAAGACACACCCTCTGGCCGCCCAGCTCCTCAGACTGATGGAAGAAAAGAAGACCAACCTATGTGTGTCGGCGGACATGACGGGCTGCGAGGAGCTGCTGCAGCTAGCCGACTCTCTGGGGCCTCAGATGTGTGTGTTGAAGACCCACGTGGACATCCTTCAGGACTTCAGCCCAGCCTTCACCCAGTCACTCAAGGACCTGGGCCTCAAACACAACTTCCTCATCTTTGAGGACCGCAAGTTTGCCGACATCGGGAACACGGTGAAGCACCAGTATGAAG GTGGGCTCTACCAGATCTCCTCGTGGTCTCACATCGTTAATGCCCATGCGGTACcaggccctggggtggtgaaggGGCTCAGTGCGGTGGGCCGCCCGCTGGACCGCGGCTGTGTCCTCATAGGTCAGATGAGCTCCCAGGGTTCCCTAGCAACAGGGGACTACACGCAGGCTGTG GTGAAAATGGCTGAGGAGCATTCTGAATTTGTTTTTGGGTTCATCTCTGGCGCCAAGATCAGCAACAAGCCTGAGTTTGTACACATGACTCCAGGGGTGCAGATGCAGTCAGGAG GTGATGGTCTGGGCCAGCAGTACTCCAGTCCTGATGATGTGATTTGTAAAAGAGGCTCTGACATCATCATCGTGGGCCGTGGTATCCTGGGGGCCTCTGATAGGGTGAAGGCTGCTGCAGAGTACAGAGAGGCAGGCTGGAACGCATACACCAAGAGACTCAACACATCTATCCAAGGAGACGCTAAAGACTAG